AAAAAAACTCACCAGCATCAGCGTGCCTATGCCAATACAAAGATCGGCAAATCCCTGCACGTGAAATACAACCAGCGCACACATCAGGGTATAGGCAATGTATTCGTAGCGCGTAATTTTTTTATGCTGAAAAATTATCCACGCAATGCCTAACCCGAAATAGGGCGCCCAATGCAGGAAGAAAGCTTTTGAGGCAGGCAAAAACGGCATAACGGCAACTACAACAAAAAACAAGGCACGGTATCTTACACGTGGCTGCATCACCAGCGGGAAAAGCAGCGCAAGCGCAATGTAATACTGCACTTCAATGGCCAATGTCCAGAAAACCGGATTCAGCCAGTGTGCATGTGGTGTAAACGGAACCAGCCAGAATGCATTGGTGAACATATTCCCCGCATCGGGCATGAGAAATCCGGGATTATTGCCCTGTGTATAGTTGCGAACCAGCAAATAGGCTACGGTTACACCCAGAGCAGCCCAGAACGGAAGCATAATGCGCGTAAAACGTTTTGCCAGAAACACATGGGTTTTCCGCAGTGAAAAATCAGAGCGGAGCAGCGCAAGCGGAATGACAATTCCGGAGAGAATAAAAAATACCTGCACACCTTTCTCCCCCCAATGAAAAGCATCGGATATTGTCTCATTGCTTACGTAACCGGTGGTTGTACATACAAAATGATACAAACACACCGATACTGCCGCCAGCCCCCGCAGCGAGTCGATTCCAGGTATGCGCACGAAACTTGATTTTCCGGTTTGGGTGTTCTACGTGAAAAAGGACACAGGGTTTACTTTTTCTGATGAAAAGGGAGAATAGTTATTCACAGGTTTGAATTTGGGGATGAAGCGGGAAGAATGTAAGTGTAGTTATTATTTCGGATTGATAAATGATGATGCTGTAAATAAAGAGTATTGCCGCTAATTTTCACTTCAGACGTTTGAACGTTTTTTCCTCTCCGCCCCGCTTACTTAACATAATTAGATTTATTTGGAAAGAATTCTGCTCAGCAATCAAGTGAGGCTTTTCCGGCAAAATTCCATTCTGCAGAAAGAATGTATATTCATCCCCAGCTACTTAATACCACTTTATTCGAAATGAAGAAGACAGGATTGTTGTTTTTATTCTTTCTGCTTGCTGAGCCGCTTTTAGCGTTGCGTATAGCTTGGGATTTGCGTGTCTGGCCACAAAGTCATCAATTATCGCCCAATTCACTCATTATTGTTGAGGGGTATGCTTATGGTCAGCATACAATCAGAGAACTCAATAGTAAGTATCCCGTCAGTCTTAAGTCAGGGTCAGAAACAATTCTGCTGGAGGTAGTTAAAATATACAATGGAATGGATGGGAAGAGTATGGCACTTCTTAAGCCGGTAAATAACCTGACGGCAGGTTTAACCTATAAATTGTGTATTGATAGTTTGGAACAATACGAAGCAGCCCGGTTAGAAAGGGATTCTCTTTACTTTAAAGTTAGTTTACCTGCTGATTATGAAAAGCCTGTATGGTTAAAAAGTCCTTCATATATCGGGAACTACTGCCGTCAAAGCGAATATGAACGCAATAGATATACTTACTTCTGTGCATGTACAGACGATGATTCTTCTGTTTTAGTTCATACTGAATTGAAGGATTTAAAATCAGGTAAAATATTCGAATACATTTTAACACTACAATACAACCAAATACGTGTCGGGGCTGAGCGATATTTTGGTGAGTTCAGACTTATCGACAGCAGTATGTATGAGGTGAGATTTTCGTTGATGGATATGTGCGGGAATACAAATGATTCACTTACCAATGCAATTCAATTTATCAGTCCGTCTGATCGTGATACTGTAACATTGAACAGAAGCGGTTGCGGATGTCCGGAGAAAAAAGCAAAAAAAGTATTTCAGGCTAATGTTGAGCACAATGAAGATGAGCTGATTGCATTTCTCATTCCTGTATTGGTTGTGTTGGGAGTGCTGATTTACGGACTGAAGGACTATTTCAATCTGCGCAACAAAAATCAATAATGTGTTTTTAACTGATCTGAATAAGCAGACGGTAAACGCTTACTACAGGGAAAAAGGATTGAGGCGAGATGGAATCAGTCTTCATTCAGTACTTCGGCATACCGCTCAGCCACTTCATCAAAAATTTCAAGAAGTGGCTGTAAATCATCGGTAGTGACAAAGCGGGTGCGGAATTCCTTGAAATTGGGAAGGCCTTTGAAGTAGTTGGCGTAGTGGCGGCGCATTTCTACAATGCCTAATTTCTCGCCTTTCCATTCAACCGATTTGAGCAGGTGTGTGCGGCATACGTCGATGCGGTGGGCGAGGGTGGGGGCGGGCAGGTGTGTGCCGGTGGCGAAATAGTGTTTTATTTCGTTGAAAATCCACGGATAACCAATGGCGGCGCGGCCAATCATAATGCCGTCTATGCCATAGCGGTTTTTGTATTCGAGTGCTTTTTCGGGGCTGTCGATATCGCCGTTGCCGAAGATGGGGATGTGTATGCGTGGATTGTGCTTTACTTCGGCAATGCGTTCCCAGTTGGCCACGCCCTTGTACATCTGTGCGCGTGTGCGGCCGTGTATGGTGAGTGCCTGTATGCCCACATCCTGCAGGCGTTCGGCCACTTCCATTACGTTGATGCTGTTATCGTCCCAGCCGAGGCGTGTTTTCACGGTTACCGGCAGCGAGGTTGATTTTACCACCGCCTTGGTGAGCCGCACCATGAGGTCGATGTCTTTAAGCACACCGGCACCGGCACCTTTGCACACCACTTTTTTTACCGGACAGCCGAAATTAATGTCGAGCAGATCAGGCTGGGTAGTGTCAACAATTTTGGCTGCCAGGGCCATGGCTTCTTCATCGCCGCCGAAAATCTGAATGCCTACCGGGCGCTCATATTCAAAAATATCGAGCTTTTTGCGGCTTTTTATGGCATCGCGGATCAGGCCTTCAGACGAGATAAACTCGGTGTACATGAGGTCGGCGCCGTTTTTTTTGCACACATAGCGGAAGGGCGGATCGCTCACGTCTTCCATGGGAGCAAGTAAAAGCGGAAAATTACCGAGATCAACAGAACCGATGCGGGCCACGAATGCTTAGTTTTGTGCAAAATTACGCAAAGCACTTGGAACAGTCACCTCAACGCCCGTCAGCGTCTGCAATTTTCGGCCCCGGCTTTCGGGTATTGCTGCTTATCAGCCTATTCTTCTGTTGCGGCGGCATTCAGTCGATGCTGATGTATATTCCCGGCCTTGAGTTTCTGAAAGGCTATGGCGATGATGTAACGGTGAGCCAGATGCGCATTGCCAATGCGGTGGGTTCGCTGCTGCTGTTTGCGGTGCCTGCGCTGGTTATTGCCAATGCGTTTCCGCACAACCGGTTTTACTGGCTTGGATTGCACCGGCGCACACCTGTGTGGTGGCTGCTGGCAGCCGCGGTAATTATGCTGGCCATGATTTTTGTGGCTAATCCGGTAGCCAACTGGATGGCCACACTCATTGATGATCCGGCCTTGCGCAGCAGCGAGGAATTTTCGAGTATCTACAGCCGCCAGATTCAACTCATGCCCGAATGGAGCGATTATGCGGCCTGTTTGTTCCTGCTGGCTTTTTTGCCGGCACTGGTTGAAGAGCTTTTCTTCCGCGCAGCACTGCTTCAGCTGCTCCGAAACTGGCTTCAAAACAGCCATGTTGCCGTGTGGCTTTCGGCCATGGTGTTTGCCCTGCTGCATGCCACCGTGGCAGGCTTTCCGGCTATATTTCTCTGCGGCGTTATTCTTGGGTATCTTTTTTTATGGACAGGTGCGCTGCGGGTGAGTATTATCGGACATTTTGCCTTTAATGCGTTTGAAGTAACTGATTCGTTCATCGGGCAGCATGCTCCCAAATCGTGGTGGGCCAACTGGAATCCTGGCTACGGCGTTCTTATCGCAGCCATAGTTGTAGCCGCAGCAGGTTTGTTTGTGTTATACAAAAACACCCGCAATCACCCCGATCAGCTTTTATAGATCATTTAAAACCGTGATTTATAGGTTTTAGCGAAGAGGTGTAATTAAAATAACTTTTCGTCTCCCTCAGGGTGTGTGCTTTTTCAAGTGCCTGTAAGTGAGTGTTTTGTTGTATTTATTTGTTACCACGTGCATGTTTAGTCCCCTCTTAAAATTGATTTAATTAAAAAGACCAATTGTAAAGTGTTGTTTAACTTTGAGTGGTAAAACGTGAAAATCCGATTTCGCGGCTAACTCGTTTCAAACATCAAAATCAATCCCTGCAAACCGGTCAGGTACCGGCCAACCCATAAATAAATTTACCAAAACCCAACCGCCCGGCCGGAAAGCTACGTTTTCAGCTCGGGTAAATTCTGTCAGTGAGCGACTTATTCAATTTACGATGAAAACAAAAATTACCCTGAAATCACCGGGTTTACTGAAGCTGGCGCTCATGGCGCTGACTACGGTGCTCCTGCCCGGAATGCTGAGCGCGCAGCTCACCGGAACCAGAAACATTCCGGGCGACTATGCCACACTTGCTGCAGCCATTACCGACCTGAATACACAGGGCGTTGGTGCAGGTGGTGTAACCCTTAACCTGATTGCAGGCAACCCTGAAACAGCGCCTGCAGGCGGCTATCAGATCACTGCAAGCGGTTCGTTGGCTAATCCGATTATTATTCAGGGTAATGCTAACGTGATTACCGCATTTACGCCACAGGCTACCGGGTCATTAACGGATGCCATTTTCAAAATTATCGGTGGCGACTTTATCGCCATCAATGGTTTTGTAATGCAGGAAAACCCGGCAAACACGGTATTAACGCCCACTGCTTCAAATACCATGACAGAATGGGGTGTGGCATTATTTGCCAGTTCAGCTACCGATGGTGCGCAAAACAATGCCATTGCAGGCAACACCATTTCGCTGAACAGAACCTATGGCAATACCTGGGGTGTTTACAGTAACACCCGTCACTCCGCTACCGTGATCTTAATAGTTACTGATGCTTCCTCTCCCACAGGTGCAAACAGCAACAACCGTGTGTTGGCAAATATTATCAGTAACGTAAACTACGGTGTGGCTTTCATTGGTACTGCAACTGCGGCTAATATGGATAGCGGAAACGATATCGGCGGTAATTCACCTGCTACAGGAAATACAATCACCAACTGGGGCGGACTTGCAGCCCCCAGCTCCTATGTATCCAACACGGGTACCAGTTATTGTATTTTTATGAATAACCAGATTGGTGAAAATGTATCCTACAACAGCCTTACCAGTGCAGCGGTATCGGGCACAGCGGTTACATTCCGCGGAATCTATAAGACTTACGGTATTAGTCCGGCAGGAACATTTACCGTGAACATCACCAACAATACGCTTACCATGACCAACGGGTTTACCTCCGGTACATTTGAGCATATTCGCAGTGAGTCAATGGGTACGCTGGTTACAGCCACTATTAACATCAATAACAATACTATTCTTAACTCTGCGATTACCGGAGCGGCATCTTCTTCAACTATTGTGGGTATTATCAATAGTTCGGGGCCGGGTGTGCTGAATATGAACTCGAACGTAATCCGCGGTCTTACTTCAACAGCCACAACAGGTGGCTTAACCGGAATTTCGAACACCGGAGCTGTGGTCTCCAGCATCAATATAAACAGTAACCAGATTGGTAATGCAAGTGGTAATGCGATTACTTTCAGTGCAACTACTTCGGGTGCTGTATTGTGTTTAAACAACAACGGCGGAGCCAACTCTTCAGCACTTTCAATAAGTAACAATAATTTTCAGGGAATAATACATAGCCTTGTTGGTAGCGGAACGCAGTTTTACATGGTTAACACTGCGGCCACTTTATCACAAACCTTCAACAACAACACATTTACCAACCTTACTGCCAATACCACGGCCGAGGTTCGTTTCATGGCGAATAACGTAGCACTTCCCGCAGGAGGTTCTGTTACGGTTACAGGAAATTCTATCGTTACCGCATTTTCCAAACCGGCAGCCGGTTCTACGGTTACCTTGTATTACACCACTACAAGCCCGTCGTCGGTAGCAGGTACTACAAAGACACACCAAAACAACAACTTCTCCAACATTACGCTAACCGGAGCAACCACTATGGCCGGCTGGGCTGATCTTGAAGGTACATCTTTTGGCGGTCCTGCAAAAAATATTTCCAACAACACGTTTAGTAACTGGGCTTGCGGTAGCAGTGCGGTTACCGTCATTCAGACGAATTACAACAGTACGAACACTATAGTCAGCAACAATACCATTTCTTCAATCAGCGGAACGGGAGCAATTACAGGCATATTAATGGGCTCCTTCTCGAATGGGGCCAATATGACTGTGTCAAACAATACCATCACCGGTTTAGTATCTTCTGGAACAGGCGGAAATGTAATTGGTTGTACGGGTGGCTCGTCGAGTATTACCACATATACCATCACCCAAAATACCATTTCCGGATTGAGCTCAACGGGTGCAACAGTAACCGGTTTAGTGGTATCAGCAGGTTCTACTATATTTGTTACCCGTAACAAAATCGGCGACCTGCTCTCAACCAATACGAATCCGTCGGTAAATGGTATCACGGTATCTGGCGGAGTAACCAACAACGTAAACAATAACCTCATTGGTGATCTTCGTGCCACAGCGGCCAACGTAGCCAATGCGATTAATGGCATAAACATTACCGGCGGCACTACGTCTAATATTTATTTCAATACCATTTTGCTTAACGCCACAAGTTCAGGTGCGTTGTTTGGTACAAGCGGTATTTTTACATCTACCACCTCTAGCGTTGATTTGCGAAATAACCTGGTGGTTAACTTATCAACGCCAAATGGAACCGGACTTACGGTCGCTTACCGACGTTCCAGCACCATTCTTACTTCGCTCGCTGCTGCCTCAAACAATAACGCCTATTTTGCCGGAACACCGGGTCCCAACAACGTTATCTTCTTCGATGGAAGCAACATCGATCAGACACTTGCGGCTTATCAGGCCCGTGTAAGTGCACGCGAAGCGGCTTCCGTTTCTGTAAATCCTGTATTTACCAGCACGGCTGTGGGTAATGCAGGCTTCCTGCATATTCCTGCTGCTACAAGCTACCTGCTCGAAAGTGGCGGAACAAACATTGCCGGTATTACAAACGATTTTGATAACGATACACGTCCCGGTCCTGCCGGTTCAGTAAATGGCGGCGCTATTTCGCCCGATATCGGGGCTGATGAGTACGATGGTTTCCTGGTTGGTTGTACGGGTACACCCACTGCGGGCACAGCAGCTTCAACTCCTGCTGCACGTTGTGCTTCGGGTACATTCTCGCTTTCGCTTACCGGCGCATCCACAGGCCCCGGCATCACTTACCAGTGGCAATCATCCGCCGTTTCAGGCGGGCCCTACACCAACATCAGTGGCGCTAACACATCTTCCTATACAACCGGCACAGTTTCTGCCACCACCTACTTTGTGTGTGTGGTAACCTGCTCGCTCAGCGGTTTAACGGCTACCACCAACGAAGTAACCGGACTTATCAATCCGCTTCCGCTGGTTGCCGTAACCCCCACCACTGCCAATTTCTGTTCACCGGGAGGAACGCCTGTTTCACTTACCGGTTCGGGTGCTAACACCTACGCGTGGGCGCCTGCAACAGGACTGAGTGCCACAACCGGAGCAACGGTAACGGCTTCACCGGCTGCCACTACCACTTACACAGTAACAGGTACTGATGTGAATGGTTGTGTGAATACAGCGGTGACTACGATTACATCCGTTCTGAATCCCGTAATTACAAGTGTAACTGCTACACCGGCTTCAATTTGTACCGGCAACAACTCACAGTTGCAGGGTAACATTACCTTTAATACACCTGTAAACACATATTCGTTTGCCAGCGGCACAGGTGCATCACTCGACCCGATGACCGGCGCAGCAACTGCTGTGGGTGCAAACGTAGATGATACGCCCTCGGGTGTAATTCCCATTGGATTTACATTCAATTTCAACGGGGTTAATTACACCGACTTTTCTGTTTCACCCGACGGATGGTTGCGCATGGGTAATGTGGCCCCCACTTCGCAGTTTACAAACTCCGTAACAAGTACCACTAATATTCCCAAACTCTATCCTTATTGGGATGATATTACTACGGGAACCAATGGTGGTGTAACGTATGTGGTAACCGGAACAGCCCCCAACCGGATTCTCAAGGTGCAGTGGTTTGTGACAGTTCCTTATAACTTTACAGGCCCTGCAAACTCTACCTGTCAGGCGTGGCTGTACGAGTCAACCAATGTGGTTGAGTTCCGTTATGGTACCATGGGAATTACCGGTCTGGAATCAGCTTCGGGTGGTTTAACCGGTGGCGCTGGCAACTTTCAGTCGCTTACTTTCGGAACCGGAACAGTTAGTACTTCTGCAGCTAACAACACGAATATTAATCCACCTGCGTCGGGTGTGATATACACCTTTACACCTCCTGTTCCCACATACAGCTGGTCTCCGGCTACGTTCCTGAGCAGCACCAGTATTATTAACCCTGTGGCTACTGCTGCAACGGCAACTACTACCTATACCTTTACAGCTACCAATGCGGTTTGTTCGAATAACAGTCCGGTAACTCTTACTGTAAACCCGTTGCCTGCCATTGGTGCATCGGCCAGCGCAAGTGCAATTTGCATTGGTGCTTCCGCCAACCTTACGGCAACAGGCGGTGTAACCTACAACTGGATGCCGGGTTCACTTACCGGTGCTACGGTAACAGTTTCGCCAGTGAGCACCACCACCTACACGGTTACCGGTACTGATGCCAACGGCTGCCAGAATACAGCACAAATTACCATCACGGTTAATCCGCTGCCTTCGGTAAATGCTTCAGCCTCGCCTGCGGCAATTTGCGACGGAAGCACGGCTAACCTTTCGGCAACCGGTGCTGTTTCCTACACCTGGATGCCCGGCTCACTGAGCGGCGCTGCTGTGGCGGTTACACCTTCTGCTACCACTACATACACCGTAACCGGCACCGATGCCAATGGCTGCGAAAACACTGCGCAAACTACGGTTACAGTAAAC
Above is a window of Bacteroidota bacterium DNA encoding:
- a CDS encoding CPBP family intramembrane metalloprotease, encoding MEQSPQRPSASAIFGPGFRVLLLISLFFCCGGIQSMLMYIPGLEFLKGYGDDVTVSQMRIANAVGSLLLFAVPALVIANAFPHNRFYWLGLHRRTPVWWLLAAAVIMLAMIFVANPVANWMATLIDDPALRSSEEFSSIYSRQIQLMPEWSDYAACLFLLAFLPALVEELFFRAALLQLLRNWLQNSHVAVWLSAMVFALLHATVAGFPAIFLCGVILGYLFLWTGALRVSIIGHFAFNAFEVTDSFIGQHAPKSWWANWNPGYGVLIAAIVVAAAGLFVLYKNTRNHPDQLL
- a CDS encoding acyltransferase — protein: MRIPGIDSLRGLAAVSVCLYHFVCTTTGYVSNETISDAFHWGEKGVQVFFILSGIVIPLALLRSDFSLRKTHVFLAKRFTRIMLPFWAALGVTVAYLLVRNYTQGNNPGFLMPDAGNMFTNAFWLVPFTPHAHWLNPVFWTLAIEVQYYIALALLFPLVMQPRVRYRALFFVVVAVMPFLPASKAFFLHWAPYFGLGIAWIIFQHKKITRYEYIAYTLMCALVVFHVQGFADLCIGIGTLMLVSFFGRKRTAATEWLGEISYSLYLVHTATGSAIINLLSHQLNTPLQKVLVIMAGFVLSVMSAWVMYMLVEKPAMKLAQRIGRSTPNTTRKLNEAAEHREAAEVA
- the dusB gene encoding tRNA dihydrouridine synthase DusB is translated as MARIGSVDLGNFPLLLAPMEDVSDPPFRYVCKKNGADLMYTEFISSEGLIRDAIKSRKKLDIFEYERPVGIQIFGGDEEAMALAAKIVDTTQPDLLDINFGCPVKKVVCKGAGAGVLKDIDLMVRLTKAVVKSTSLPVTVKTRLGWDDNSINVMEVAERLQDVGIQALTIHGRTRAQMYKGVANWERIAEVKHNPRIHIPIFGNGDIDSPEKALEYKNRYGIDGIMIGRAAIGYPWIFNEIKHYFATGTHLPAPTLAHRIDVCRTHLLKSVEWKGEKLGIVEMRRHYANYFKGLPNFKEFRTRFVTTDDLQPLLEIFDEVAERYAEVLNED